A DNA window from Oryzias latipes chromosome 5, ASM223467v1 contains the following coding sequences:
- the nop56 gene encoding nucleolar protein 56 — MVLLHVLFEHAAGYALFAVKEVEEIGMLLPQVEESVLSIGKFNSMVSLAAFFPFKSAQAALENINAISEGVVHADLKLFLETNLALSGKKKPSLGVSDAKIGAALQEELNISIQTGGVVAEITRGIRLHFHSLVKGLTSLAASKAQLGLGHSYSRAKVKFNVNRADNMIIQSIALLDQLDKDINTFSMRVREWYGYHFPELIKIVSENSMYCRLAQLIGNRKELTEEKLESLEEVVMDSAKAQAILEASRSSMGMDISPIDLINIERFSNRVVSLAAYRQGLQEYLRSKMSQVAPNLAALIGEVVGARLISHAGSLTNLAKYPASTVQILGAEKALFRALKTRGNTPKYGLIFHSTFIGRAAAKNKGRISRYLANKCTIASRIDCFSELPTSVFGDKLREQVEERLSFYETGDVPRKNVDVMKEAVKEASDVAAELKRKLEKKEKKRLKREKKLKKLEANGEANSDAEAEAAEAENGAEESPAKKKKKRKSEAVEAVAEQPEGNGTEQADPPKKKKKRKSDADGVEVKMEEPEDNATEQEEFPKKKKKLKTEKVDGEPATETPEMPVSGKKKKKKAAE; from the exons GTTTTGCTGCACGTGTTGTTCGAGCACGCGGCGGGCTACGCGCTGTTCGCCgtgaaggaggtggaggagatcGGCATGCTTCTCCCCCAG GTGGAGGAGAGCGTGCTGAGCATCGGGAAGTTCAACAGCATGGTGAGCTTGGctgcttttttccccttcaagTCCGCCCAGGCCGCCCTGGAGAACATCAACGCAATTTCTGAAG GCGTCGTTCATGCTGATCTGAAGCTGTTTCTGGAGACAAACCTTGCTCTATCTGGAAAGAAGAAGCCGTCTTTAGGGGTTTCTGATGCCAAGATCGGAGCTGCGCTGCAAGAAGAACTGAACATCTCCATACAAACCGGTGGAGTGGTGGCTGAGATAACTAGAG GTATTCGCCTTCACTTCCACTCTCTGGTGAAGGGTCTGACCTCTCTCGCCGCCTCCAAGGCACAGCTTGGTCTGGGTCACAGCTACTCCAGAGCGAAGGTCAAGTTTAACGTGAATCGGGCTGACAACATGATCATCCAGTCCATTGCTTTGTTGGATCAGCTGGATAAAGACATCAACACTTTCTCCATGCGTGTGCG GGAATGGTATGGCTACCACTTCCCGGAGCTGATCAAGATCGTTTCAGAGAACTCAATGTACTGCCGCCTGGCCCAGCTCATTGGCAACAGGAAGGAGCTCACAGAGGAGAAGCTGGAGAGCCTGGAGGAGGTGGTGATGGACAGTGCCAAAGCTCAGGCCATTCTGGAGGCGTCTCGCTCCTCTATGG GAATGGACATCTCTCCAATTGACCTGATCAACATTGAGAGGTTTTCCAACCGTGTTGTGTCCCTGGCTGCGTATCGCCAGGGGCTGCAGGAGTATCTGCGCTCTAAGATGTCGCAGGTCGCTCCAAACTTGGCAGCCTTGATTGGAGAAGTG GTTGGAGCTAGACTGATCTCTCATGCTGGAAGTTTGACCAACTTGGCCAAGTACCCAGCATCAACCGTTCAGATCTTGGGAGCGGAAAAGGCCCTGTTCAG AGCCCTGAAGACCCGCGGTAACACCCCCAAATATGGCCTCATCTTCCACTCCACCTTTATTGGACGAGCAGCGGCCAAAAACAAAGGCCGCATCTCCAGATACCTGGCGAATAAATGTACTATCGCATCCCGCATCGACTGTTTCTCTG AATTACCCACAAGTGTTTTTGGAGACAAGCTGCGTGAGCAAGTGGAGGAGCGTCTGTCCTTCTATGAGACCGGTGATGTGCCTCGGAAAAATGTGGACGTCATGAAGGAAGCTGTGAAAGAG GCTTCGGATGTTGCAGCTGAGTTAAAACGCAAActggaaaagaaggaaaagaaacgCCTGAAACGGGAGAAGAAGCTGAAAAAACTAGAAGCGAATGGAGAAGCCAACAGTGATGCAGAG gctgaagctgcagaggcagAGAACGGTGCAGAGGAGAGTCCAgccaagaagaaaaagaaaaggaaatcgGAGGCAGTGGAAGCTGTGGCAGAGCAACCTGAAGGTAATGGCACGGAGCAAGCAGATCctccaaagaagaaaaagaaaagaaaatcagatgCAGATGGAGTGGAAGTCAAAATGGAGGAACCTGAAGACAATGCCACAGAGCAGGAAGAGTttccaaagaagaaaaagaaactgaaaaccgAGAAAGTGGATGGAGAGCCAGCCACTGAAACTCCAGAGATGCCAgtttctggaaaaaagaaaaagaaaaaagctgcagagtAA